A part of Sander vitreus isolate 19-12246 chromosome 8, sanVit1, whole genome shotgun sequence genomic DNA contains:
- the cav2 gene encoding caveolin-2, producing the protein MGLEKEKSDCSIIMDEDEFNRSIEPILSKKGKVYTAEPDRDPNDINAHLKVGFGDVIAEPISTHSFDKVWIGSHAAFELVKFIFYRLLTTLLAVPMAFILGLVFGVLSCIHIWLVMPVIQSLMMLLPSVQVVWRSLTDMFITPLFHSMGKSLSSIQMKSTEY; encoded by the exons ATGGGTCTAGAAAAGGAAAAATCGGACTGCAGTATAATTATGGACGAAGATGAGTTTAACAGATCGATAGAACCCATTCTGTCGAAGAAGGGGAAAGTTTATACAGCGGAGCCGGACCGAGATCCAAACGATATCAACGCGCATTTGAAG GTTGGTTTTGGAGATGTCATCGCAGAGCCAATCTCTACACACAGCTTCGACAAAGTGTGGATTGGAAGCCACGCTGCGTTTGAGCTGGTCAAATTCATCTTTTACCGCCTGCTGACCACACTGCTGGCCGTGCCCATGGCTTTCATCCTCGGACTGGTCTTCGGGGTGCTCAGCTGCATCCACATCTG GTTGGTGATGCCGGTGATCCAGAGCCTCATGATGCTCCTACCATCAGTCCAAGTAGTGTGGAGGAGTCTGACAGACATGTTCATAACACCGCTCTTCCACAGTATGGGAAAGAGCCTGTCCTCCATTCAAATGAAATCCACAGAGTACTGA